Proteins from a genomic interval of Salinarchaeum sp. Harcht-Bsk1:
- the nth gene encoding endonuclease III, with product MPEEPDVNISGGASGGGRETRFEADDPSTRAEAVVDRLGDLFWQKTYGDRDPFDCLVRTILSQNTSDVASQPAYDALVERFDPARGDGIDPDLAFAAGDDGPADLAEALATADRVAIAETIAPAGLHNQKSKVLQTVAERILAEYGSTAAFDDFVATADYADVRDALLDFGGVGPKTADCVLLFAAGRQGVFPVDTHVHRIYRRLGIAPPDADHEGVRAVLEREVPGEKCGFGHTASIQFGREYCSARKPACLDGPEACPLYDRCDRVGVDPESRAVVDPESRVVVDPADAAAATED from the coding sequence ATGCCCGAGGAGCCGGACGTGAACATCAGCGGTGGCGCGTCGGGCGGCGGCCGGGAGACCCGGTTCGAGGCCGACGACCCGAGCACGCGCGCCGAAGCCGTCGTCGACCGCCTCGGCGACCTGTTCTGGCAGAAAACATACGGCGACCGCGATCCCTTCGACTGCCTCGTCCGGACGATCCTCTCCCAGAACACCTCCGACGTCGCGAGCCAGCCGGCCTACGACGCGCTGGTCGAGCGGTTCGATCCGGCGCGGGGCGACGGGATCGACCCTGATCTGGCGTTCGCGGCCGGCGACGACGGCCCAGCAGACCTCGCCGAGGCACTCGCCACCGCCGACCGCGTCGCGATCGCCGAGACGATTGCACCGGCCGGCCTCCACAACCAGAAATCGAAGGTCCTCCAGACCGTAGCGGAGCGGATCCTCGCCGAGTACGGCTCCACCGCGGCCTTCGACGACTTCGTCGCGACGGCTGACTACGCCGACGTCCGCGACGCCCTGCTGGACTTCGGCGGCGTCGGGCCAAAGACGGCCGACTGCGTCCTCCTCTTCGCCGCCGGACGCCAGGGCGTCTTTCCCGTCGACACCCACGTCCACCGGATCTACCGCCGACTCGGGATCGCGCCGCCGGACGCCGACCACGAGGGCGTCCGTGCGGTGCTCGAACGGGAGGTCCCCGGCGAGAAGTGCGGCTTCGGCCACACCGCCTCGATCCAGTTCGGGCGCGAGTACTGCTCGGCCCGGAAGCCGGCGTGTCTCGACGGGCCGGAGGCCTGTCCGCTGTACGATCGCTGCGATCGGGTGGGCGTGGATCCGGAGTCTAGGGCGGTCGTGGATCCGGAGTCTAGGGTGGTCGTGGATCCGGCGGACGCGGCGGCTGCTACCGAGGACTGA
- a CDS encoding thioredoxin domain-containing protein — protein MRRRSVLAGIAGAASLGTATSLAGCLDTGSGGSGGQPLSEHPASRNLDGQPSLGDVPTAAEKVIVAFEDPTCSNCERFHTGSFQAVKREILEPESAAYVYRPYRYTGRGWATPAIHATLEVTAREPPVAWDLLDFYYENTYSISGGTFADETRSFLSENTDLDADTILAAAENRAHQSVLETAEADGDEAGVNSTPTFFLYKNERFKNKLVGVQDVTAFQAGFEV, from the coding sequence ATGCGACGACGGTCGGTCCTCGCTGGCATCGCCGGCGCGGCGAGTCTCGGGACCGCGACGAGTCTGGCAGGCTGTCTGGACACTGGGAGCGGTGGCTCCGGCGGCCAACCCCTCTCCGAGCACCCCGCGTCGCGGAACCTGGACGGGCAGCCGTCGCTTGGCGACGTGCCGACGGCGGCAGAGAAGGTGATCGTCGCCTTCGAGGACCCGACCTGCTCGAACTGCGAACGGTTTCACACCGGCAGCTTCCAGGCGGTCAAACGCGAGATTCTCGAACCGGAGTCGGCGGCCTACGTGTACCGACCCTACCGCTACACCGGCCGCGGGTGGGCGACGCCCGCGATCCACGCGACGCTGGAAGTGACGGCCCGGGAGCCACCCGTCGCCTGGGACCTGCTGGATTTCTACTACGAGAACACCTACTCCATCTCGGGTGGCACCTTCGCCGACGAGACGCGCTCATTTCTCAGCGAGAACACCGACCTCGACGCCGACACGATCCTCGCCGCTGCGGAGAACCGGGCTCACCAGTCGGTCCTCGAGACGGCCGAAGCCGACGGCGACGAGGCCGGCGTGAACAGCACGCCGACGTTCTTCCTCTACAAGAACGAGCGTTTCAAGAACAAGCTCGTCGGCGTGCAAGACGTGACCGCCTTCCAGGCCGGCTTCGAAGTGTGA
- a CDS encoding beta-CASP ribonuclease aCPSF1, translating into MSAVEQQLDELKAEIVSELPSHVSVSEVTYEGPELVVYTRDPKEFAQQGDLVRQLASKLRKRITVRPDPDVLLRPEEAREKVMDVIPDDAGVTDLDFHADTGEVVIEAEKPGMVIGRHGSTLREITKEVGWTPEVVRTPPIESSTVSNVRNFLKQERDDRRDILERVGRQIHREELSDDEYVRITTLGCCREVGRAAFVLSTPETRILIDCGDKPGAEGEVPYLQVPEALGAGAQNLDAVVLTHAHLDHSALLPLIFKYGYDGPIYTTEPTRDLMGLLQLDYLDVAAKEGRAPPYESEMVRETIKHTIPLEYGDVTDIAPDVKLTMHNAGHILGSAVSHFHIGDGLYNVCFSGDIHYEDTRLFNGAHNDFPRVETLVLESTYGGRNDYQTDQADSERKLKRIINETYERDGKVLIPAFAVGRSQELMLVLEEAMREGDIPEMPVHLDGMIWEATAIHSTYPEYLRDDLRDRIFHEDENPFLADQFNHIDGGEEERQEVADGGPCIVLSTSGMVEGGPIMSWLRHIGPDPDSTLAFVGYQAQGTLGRRIQNGWDEIPMDDRGHDGGRSNTLQLELEVETVDGFSGHADRQGLVNFVKTMNPRPEKVLCVHGDESSVQDLSSALYHKFDMRTFAPKNLETFRFL; encoded by the coding sequence ATGAGTGCTGTTGAGCAACAACTCGACGAACTGAAAGCAGAGATCGTCAGCGAACTTCCAAGTCACGTTTCGGTTTCGGAAGTCACCTACGAAGGACCCGAGCTGGTCGTCTACACCCGGGATCCCAAGGAGTTCGCCCAGCAGGGCGACCTCGTCCGCCAGCTCGCCTCGAAGCTCCGCAAGCGCATCACGGTGCGCCCCGACCCCGACGTGCTCCTGCGGCCGGAGGAGGCCCGCGAGAAGGTCATGGACGTCATCCCCGACGACGCCGGCGTCACTGATCTGGACTTCCACGCCGACACCGGCGAGGTCGTCATCGAGGCCGAGAAGCCGGGGATGGTCATCGGCCGCCACGGCTCGACGCTCCGGGAGATCACGAAGGAGGTCGGCTGGACGCCCGAGGTCGTGCGCACGCCGCCGATCGAGTCCTCGACGGTCTCGAACGTCCGGAACTTCCTCAAGCAGGAACGCGACGACCGACGCGACATCCTCGAACGGGTCGGCCGGCAGATCCACCGCGAGGAGCTCTCCGACGACGAGTACGTGCGGATCACCACGCTCGGGTGCTGCCGCGAGGTCGGTCGCGCGGCGTTCGTCCTCTCGACGCCGGAGACCCGAATCCTCATCGACTGCGGCGACAAGCCCGGTGCGGAGGGCGAGGTGCCGTACCTTCAGGTGCCCGAGGCCCTCGGCGCGGGCGCCCAGAACCTCGACGCCGTCGTGCTCACGCACGCCCACCTCGACCACTCCGCGCTCCTGCCGCTCATCTTCAAGTACGGCTACGACGGCCCGATCTACACGACCGAACCCACGCGGGACCTGATGGGCCTCCTCCAGCTGGACTACCTCGACGTCGCGGCGAAGGAAGGCCGCGCGCCACCGTACGAATCGGAGATGGTCCGGGAGACGATCAAGCACACCATCCCGCTGGAGTACGGCGACGTCACCGACATCGCGCCGGACGTCAAGCTCACGATGCACAACGCCGGCCACATCCTCGGCTCGGCGGTCTCGCACTTCCACATCGGCGACGGCCTCTACAACGTCTGCTTCTCCGGCGACATCCACTACGAGGACACCCGCCTGTTCAACGGCGCGCACAACGACTTCCCGCGCGTCGAGACGCTCGTCCTCGAGTCGACCTACGGCGGCCGGAACGACTACCAGACCGACCAGGCCGACTCCGAACGCAAGCTCAAGCGGATCATCAACGAGACCTACGAACGCGACGGCAAGGTCCTGATTCCGGCGTTCGCGGTCGGTCGCTCCCAGGAACTCATGCTCGTCCTCGAGGAGGCGATGCGCGAGGGCGACATTCCGGAGATGCCCGTCCACCTCGACGGGATGATCTGGGAGGCGACCGCGATCCACTCGACGTACCCGGAGTACCTCCGGGACGACCTCCGCGACCGCATCTTCCACGAGGACGAGAACCCCTTCCTCGCCGACCAGTTCAACCACATCGACGGCGGCGAGGAGGAGCGCCAGGAAGTCGCCGACGGCGGCCCCTGCATCGTCCTCTCGACCTCCGGGATGGTCGAGGGCGGACCGATCATGTCCTGGCTGCGCCACATCGGCCCCGATCCGGACTCCACCCTCGCCTTCGTCGGCTACCAGGCCCAGGGGACCCTCGGCCGCCGGATCCAGAACGGCTGGGACGAGATTCCGATGGACGACCGCGGCCACGACGGCGGGCGCTCGAACACGCTCCAGCTCGAGCTCGAGGTCGAGACCGTCGACGGGTTCTCCGGCCACGCCGACCGCCAGGGGCTCGTCAACTTCGTGAAGACGATGAACCCCCGGCCGGAGAAGGTGCTCTGCGTCCACGGCGACGAGAGTTCCGTCCAGGACCTCTCCTCGGCGCTCTACCACAAGTTCGACATGCGGACGTTCGCGCCGAAGAACCTCGAGACGTTCCGGTTCCTGTAG
- the proS gene encoding proline--tRNA ligase, with protein MSDDDAQELGITESKEHATGEWYAEVVQKAKVADYAPMGGFIVTRPRGWALWEAVQDFLDAKFKDTGVDNAYFPLFIPESYLEREKDIVEGFDPEVAWVTHGGHDELEERLAVRPTSESIIAPFMAQWTRSHRDLPMRLNQWCSVVRWEATETKPFFRTKEFCWQEGHTAHATADEAWEETMLRLDQYEAVYEDLLAIPVLRGRKPEHDKFPGAETTTTVEALMPDGKSVQAGTSHDLGTSFADAFEITYTDEDEEEATAHTTSWGLSWRALGALIMTHGDDQGLVLPPTIAPTQVVIVPIWQEDTREDVLDYSEELAEDLEEAGLRVDLDDRDTRNPGFKFNEHELNGVPLRIEIGPNEVEDEEATLVHRPDGESVVADRDSAVDDVEDALDEVYDKLYAAAEENLEENVREADEPSQILGTIGQHGGYVKCGWCGDEACETVIKDEIAAEIVMVPLDRDEEPIQDDCAICGEESTETAYFARTY; from the coding sequence ATGAGCGACGACGACGCCCAGGAACTGGGCATCACCGAATCGAAAGAGCACGCCACCGGCGAGTGGTACGCGGAGGTCGTCCAGAAGGCGAAGGTCGCGGACTACGCGCCCATGGGCGGCTTCATCGTGACCAGGCCCCGTGGGTGGGCGCTCTGGGAGGCGGTTCAGGACTTCCTCGACGCGAAGTTCAAGGACACCGGCGTCGACAACGCCTACTTCCCGCTGTTCATCCCCGAGTCCTACCTCGAGCGGGAGAAGGACATAGTGGAGGGGTTCGACCCCGAGGTCGCGTGGGTGACCCACGGCGGCCACGACGAACTGGAGGAGCGACTCGCCGTCCGCCCGACCAGCGAGTCGATCATCGCCCCGTTCATGGCGCAGTGGACGCGCAGCCACCGCGACCTGCCGATGCGCCTCAACCAGTGGTGCTCGGTCGTGCGCTGGGAGGCGACGGAGACGAAGCCGTTCTTCCGCACGAAGGAGTTCTGCTGGCAGGAGGGCCACACCGCCCACGCGACCGCCGACGAAGCGTGGGAGGAGACGATGCTCCGCCTCGACCAGTACGAGGCGGTATACGAAGACCTCCTCGCGATCCCCGTCCTCCGCGGGCGCAAGCCGGAGCACGACAAGTTCCCCGGCGCGGAAACCACGACGACGGTCGAGGCCCTCATGCCCGACGGCAAGTCCGTGCAGGCCGGGACGAGCCACGACCTCGGCACCTCCTTCGCGGACGCCTTCGAGATCACCTACACCGACGAGGACGAGGAAGAGGCCACCGCGCACACCACCTCCTGGGGTCTGTCCTGGCGCGCGCTCGGTGCGCTGATCATGACCCACGGCGACGACCAGGGCCTCGTCCTGCCCCCCACGATCGCACCGACCCAGGTCGTCATCGTCCCGATCTGGCAGGAAGACACCCGCGAGGACGTCCTCGACTACTCCGAGGAACTGGCCGAGGACCTCGAGGAGGCCGGCCTGCGCGTCGACCTCGACGACCGCGACACCCGGAATCCCGGCTTCAAGTTCAACGAGCACGAACTCAACGGCGTCCCCCTCCGCATCGAGATCGGACCCAACGAAGTCGAGGACGAGGAAGCGACCCTCGTCCACCGCCCCGACGGCGAGTCCGTCGTCGCCGACCGCGACTCCGCCGTCGACGACGTCGAGGACGCCCTCGACGAGGTCTACGACAAACTCTACGCCGCGGCGGAGGAGAACCTCGAGGAGAACGTCCGCGAGGCCGACGAGCCCAGTCAGATCCTCGGCACGATCGGCCAGCACGGCGGCTACGTCAAGTGCGGCTGGTGTGGCGACGAGGCCTGCGAGACGGTGATCAAGGACGAGATCGCGGCCGAGATCGTGATGGTGCCCCTCGATCGCGACGAGGAGCCGATCCAGGACGACTGCGCGATCTGTGGCGAGGAATCGACCGAGACCGCGTACTTCGCGCGGACGTACTGA